The following proteins are encoded in a genomic region of Channa argus isolate prfri chromosome 3, Channa argus male v1.0, whole genome shotgun sequence:
- the LOC137124065 gene encoding glutamate receptor 2-like isoform X5, producing the protein MKLLFVVTLLWRDVLCGSPSVQIGGLFPRGADQEYSAFRVGMVQFGMADFRLTPHIDNLEVANSFAVTNCFCSQFSRGVYAIFGFYDKKSVNTITSFCETLHVSFITPSFPAEGMNQFVLQMRPDIKGPLVSLVEYYKWEQFAYLYDSDRGLSTLQVILDTAAEKKWVVTAINVGNLKDERKDESYRSLFQDLEIRKERRIVLDCEQDKVKDIVEQVITIGSHVKGYHYIIANLGFVDGDLSKIQYGGANVSGFQIVDFDDPVVAKFDQRWEALEEKEYPGADTRIRYTSALTYDAVHVMTEAFRFLHKQRIDMSRRGNSGDCLANPAVPWAQGVEIERALKQVRVDGLTGNIQFDQYGKRINYSVTVMELKNSGPVKIGYWNEVDKMVVTKSDLYPNDTVGMENKTVIVTTILEAPYVMLKKNAELFQDNDRYEGYCVDLAAEIAKHCGIRYQLKIVGDGKYGARDAETKIWNGMVGELVYGKADIAIAPLTITLVREEVIDFSKPFMSLGISIMIKKPQKSKPGVFSFLDPLAYEIWMCIVFAYIGVSVVLFLVSRFSPYEWTLEEPEDGVLPLTTESTNEFGIFNSLWFSLGAFMRQGCDISPRSLSGRIVGGVWWFFTLIIISSYTANLAAFLTVERMVSPIESAEDLAKQTEIAYGTLDSGSTKEFFRRSKIALFDKMWQYMKSAEPSVFVKKTSEGVQRVRKSKGKYAYLLESTMNEYIEQRKPCDTMKVGGNLDSKGYGIATPKGSPLR; encoded by the exons GTGGTCTATTCCCTAGGGGTGCAGACCAGGAGTACAGTGCATTTAGAGTTGGCATGGTACAGTTTGGAATGGCAGATTTCAGACTGACTCCACACATAGACAACCTGGAGGTGGCCAACAGCTTTGCTGTCACTAACTGCT TTTGTTCCCAGTTCTCCCGGGGTGTCTACGCTATTTTTGGCTTCTATGACAAGAAGTCGGTAAACACCATCACATCCTTCTGTGAGACACTTCATGTCTCCTTCATCACACCGTCTTTTCCAGCGGAAGGAATGAATCAGTTTGTTCTCCAGATGAGGCCAGACATCAAGGGGCCACTGGTTTCATTAGTGGAGTACTACAAATGGGAGCAGTTTGCCTATCTATACGACAGTGATAGAG GTCTTTCTACACTTCAGGTAATACTGgatacagcagcagaaaaaaaatgggtCGTCACAGCAATAAATGTAGGAAACCTGAAAGATGAGAGGAAAGATGAATCTTATCGCTCCCTGTTTCAG GACCTGGAGATTCGTAAGGAGCGACGCATCGTCTTAGACTGTGAACAAGACAAAGTCAAAGACATCGTGGAACAG GTGATCACCATAGGAAGTCACGTGAAGGGATACCACTATATTATTGCAAACTTG GGTTTTGTTGATGGTGACCTCTCCAAAATCCAGTATGGAGGCGCAAATGTGTCTGGGTTTCAAATAGTAGATTTTGATGATCCTGTGGTAGCAAAGTTTGACCAAAGGTGGGAAGCTCTGGAAGAGAAGGAGTATCCTGGAGCTGATACAAGGATCAGA TACACATCAGCCCTTACCTATGATGCTGTCCATGTTATGACTGAGGCATTTCGCTTCCTTCACAAGCAGAGAATAGACATGAGTCGTCGTGGCAACAGTGGAGACTGTCTGGCCAATCCAGCAGTGCCCTGGGCACAGGGGGTGGAGATTGAACGTGCCCTTAAACAG GTGCGTGTAGATGGTTTAACAGGAAACATTCAGTTTGACCAGTATGGGAAGAGGATTAACTACTCTGTAACAGTTATGGAGCTAAAGAACAGCGGACCGGTTAAG aTTGGCTATTGGAATGAAGTGGACAAGATGGTTGTGACAAAGTCTGACCTTTATCCTAATGACACAGTGGGAATGGAGAACAAGACAGTCATCGTTACAACTATACTG GAGGCTCCCTATGTGATGCTGAAGAAGAATGCTGAGCTGTTTCAGGACAACGACCGTTATGAAG GTTACTGCGTTGATCTGGCTGCAGAGATTGCAAAGCACTGTGGTATACGCTACCAGCTAAAGATTGTGGGAGATGGCAAATATGGAGCAAGAGATGCAGAAACAAAGATATGGAATGGCATGGTTGGAGAGTTGGTGTATGGG aaAGCAGATATAGCAATTGCCCCTTTGACGATAACCCTTGTTCGTGAGGAGGTGATAGATTTCTCCAAACCCTTTATGTCTTTGGGAATCTCCATCATGATCAAAAAGCCACAGAAATCCAAACCGGGAGTCTTCTCTTTTCTTGACCCACTGGCCTATGAGATCTGGATGTGCATTGTCTTTGCATATATAGGAGTTagtgttgttctctttctg GTATCCAGATTCAGCCCTTATGAATGGACACTAGAGGAGCCAGAGGATGGAGTGTTGCCTCTAACTACTGAATCCACCAACGAGTTTGGCATCTTTAATTCCCTTTGGTTCTCTCTGGGGGCTTTCATGCGACAGGGTTGTGACATCTCACCAAG GTCTCTGTCAGGACGCATAGTGGGGGGGGTGTGGTGGTTTTTCACACTGATCATCATTTCATCATACACTGCCAATCTGGCTGCCTTCTTGACGGTGGAGCGAATGGTTTCTCCCATTGAGAGTGCTGAGGACCTGGCCAAACAGACAGAGATAGCATATGGTACCCTGGATTCTGGATCCACCAAGGAGTTTTTCAGG cGCTCTAAAATTGCCTTGTTTGACAAGATGTGGCAGTACATGAAATCTGCAGAACCTTCAGTCTTCgtgaaaaaaacatcagaagGGGTCCAGCGTGTCAGAAAGTCCAAAGGGAAGTATGCCTACCTGCTGGAGTCCACCATGAACGAATACATTGAGCAGAGAAAACCCTGTGACACCATGAAAGTTGGAGGAAATCTGGATTCTAAAGGCTACGGCATTGCAACACCCAAAGGATCCCCATTAAG